In a single window of the Podarcis raffonei isolate rPodRaf1 chromosome 14, rPodRaf1.pri, whole genome shotgun sequence genome:
- the CCP110 gene encoding centriolar coiled-coil protein of 110 kDa isoform X3, translated as MEDYEEFCKKQLAKIQGDPLQREASPSVQHKYISLIQFSGIPVLSPLLTLEKKKELQQDRQKALDLELWRQNSRKRALLNRVQEILENVQMKQSSIKSDLDQPDTENLPLDLESKVLNGFVMQPDSILPSPVVLSEPAEPETAPEVEPADLHVAANGNSPGVTEEFIPHKPKDICSSPSENPSSPKGLFSNPINLSSSSDTVKKGGIETVSPDAEGPDPYVMSLQNLLKKSKEYIQREQTRRSMRNSSKRSGGESHSDKENDAVKMSDSVKERGKLMGRSCMVTSNMTKSNTSLQSTSVPKSSMGVVASPSFSKVDIPMRSGTPPVLDSDSDEDIKTTFFFERDSSILRSFTGSYSKLPSPEPSVSPKMHRRRPRPSSMGHIVISNPINAYELSPKEKGRAVDLVTQDAGDRQIASDPMPKLTPDFTLACPGKMHTFHRSSSDICDELVVGKQNQVCQVSVAQRENKRFSVGATVEGESVLDRTRASGTCLSHPSPQEVHVVSCPITAQNTTNVNVDKQIGLLEKAKCGVPTELNKSYDVEKPSPLLMQTQHRHQMDTPNLSPGNEQTSESGIEKVKRRLELDADSMQKENVPFVATAESSARERRLHDQRCPEGSVSGAKSETSERSAIGEEALKQKMLAFEELRKRLEEQHAQQLSLLIAEQEREQERLQKEIEEQEWRLKGENNAIAETDIPQIAIGSGKDLEWRRISDTRLLESVLTRVETIHSTSSESAGFANTTMPGSTAESPFYLWEPPASGKSVLTTRSINRSKMRWSQVYSPEMKRKLNKISALAKGFLTRRLLQTEKLKQLRQTVKDTMEFIRNFQSEAPLKRGSVSAQDANLQERVAAQLRAALYDIHDIFFKMEVSERMSILSHDREVRKEKMLRQLDKAKGPRERATLSTATQKSLDRKKYMKYVGKRPSEMGMPNKKTILKQKTPENRVLQPNQGQNAPVQRLLYRQGSICRKNPKKEAKCCDNLRRQHSLG; from the exons ATGGAGGATTATGAGGAGTTCTGCAAGAAGCAGCTCGCAAAGATCCAAGGTGACCCACTGCAGAGAGAAGCCTCTCCATCCGTTCAGCACAAATATATTTCACTTATTCAGTTCAGTGGCATTCCTGTGCTTTCTCCATTG CTTACTCTTGAGAAAAAAAAGGAGCTACAACAAGACAGACAGAAAGCGCTGGATTTAGAACTCTGGCGCCAGAATTCCAGGAAAAGAGCCTTGCTGAATCGTGTTCAGGAGATTCTGGAAAATGTGCAG ATGAAGCAATCGTCCATTAAAAGTGATTTGGATCAGCCTGACACAGAGAACCTTCCTTTGGATTTAGAATCCAAAGTGTTGAATGGCTTTGTAATGCAGCCAGACAGCATTTTGCCAAGTCCTGTTGTTCTTAGTGAGCCTGCAGAACCTGAAACGGCACCAGAGGTTGAGCCAGCAGACTTACACGTTGCAGCAAATGGGAACTCTCCTGGAGTAACTGAGGAGTTTATCCCTCATAAACCAAAGGACATTTGCTCTAGCCCCTCTGAAAACCCATCTTCCCCCAAAGGTTTATTTTCCAATCCAATAAACCTCTCGTCTTCAAGCGATACTGTAAAGAAAGGAGGCATTGAGACGGTGTCCCCTGATGCAGAAGGCCCAGATCCTTACGTCATGAGTCTGCAGAACCTCCTGAAAAAATCCAAAGAGTACATACAGAGAGAACAGACCAGGCGTAGCATGCGAAATAGTTCAAAAAGAAGTGGTGGTGAAAGCCATTCAGACAAAGAAAATGATGCTGTGAAAATGAGTGACTCAGTGAAAGAGAGGGGCAAGTTGATGGGCAGAAGTTGTATGGTCACATCAAATATGACTAAATCCAATACTTCTTTGCAAAGTACCTCAGTCCCCAAAAGTAGTATGGGTGTGGTAGCATCGCCCAGTTTTTCTAAAGTGGATATACCAATGAGATCTGGCACGCCTCCTGTTTTGGATTCGGATTCAGATGAAGACATCAAAACCACCTTTTTCTTTGAACGTGACAGTAGCATTCTCAGAAGCTTCACAGGTTCTTACTCAAAACTACCCAGTCCAGAGCCAAGTGTGAGCCCCAAAATGCACAGAAGACGCCCAAGGCCTTCTTCAATGGGGCACATTGTCATTAGCAACCCAATAAACGCGTATGAATTAAGCCCTAAAGAAAAGGGAAGAGCTGTGGACTTGGTCACTCAAGACGCTGGTGACCGGCAAATTGCTTCCGATCCTATGCCAAAACTGACTCCAGATTTTACTCTTGCTTGCCCCGGCAAAATGCACACTTTTCACAGGAGCTCTTCGGacatctgcgatgaattggtgGTTGGCAAACAAAATCAAGTGTGCCAGGTTTCTGTTGCTCAACGAGAGAACAAAAGGTTCTCGGTCGGTGCCACAGTAGAAGGAGAGTCTGTATTAGATAGAACAAGGGCATCGGGTACTTGCCTGTCACATCCAAGTCCACAGGAAGTTCATGTGGTCAGTTGTCCCATTACAGCGCAAAATACAACAAATGTCAACGTTGACAAGCAAATCGGCCTGTTGGAGAAAGCCAAATGTGGTGTGCCCACGGAACTCAATAAATCTTACGATGTCGAAAAGCCATCTCCCTTACTAATGCAAACACAGCATAGGCATCAGATGGATACCCCAAATCTCTCTCCTGGAAATGAGCAGACTTCAGAGAGCGGGATTGAAAAGGTGAAACGTAGGCTTGAGCTGGATGCGGATAGCATGCAGAAGGAAAACGTGCCGTTCGTTGCGACAGCAGAGAGCAGCGCACGAGAGCGACGGCTGCATGATCAAAGGTGTCCCGAGGGATCTGTGTCTGGTGCCAAGAGTGAAACATCAGAAAGGAGTGCCATTG GAGAGGAAGCTCTAAAGCAGAAAATGCTGGCCTTTGAAGAACTGAGGAAGAGACTTGAAGAACAGCATGCTCAGCAACTCTCCTTATTGATAGCTGAGCAAGAAAGAGAACAAGAAAGGCTGCAGAAG GAGATAGAAGAACAGGAATGGAGACTTAAAGGGGAGAATAATGCAATTGCTGAAACGGACATTCCCCAAATTGCTATTGGCAGTGGGAAGGATTTGGAATGGAGAAGGATCAGTGACACTCGCTTGTTGGAATCTGTGCTGACTCGAGTGGAAACCATCCACAGCACAAGCTCAGAGAGTGCtg GTTTTGCCAATACCACTATGCCTGGTTCGACCGCTGAATCTCCATTCTACCTTTGGGAACCACCAGCAAGTGGAAAATCAGTTTTAACAACCAGGTCCATTAACAGGAGTAAAATGAGATGGTCTCAG GTATACAGCCCTGAGATGAAAAGAAAATTGAACAAGATCTCTGCTCTGGCAAAAGGATTTCTAACTCGCAGGCTCTTGCAAACAGAGAAGCTGAAGCAGCTTAGGCAAACTGTGAAA GACACAATGGAATTCATTAGAAACTTCCAGTCAGAAGCTCCGTTAAAGAGAGGAAGTGTTTCAGCTCAAGATGctaacctgcaggagagagttgcAGCTCAG TTGCGAGCTGCTTTGTATGACATTCATGATATCTTCTTCAAAATGGAAGTGTCTGAGAGAATGAGTATCCTGAGTCATGATCGAGAGGTTCGCAAAGAAAAAATGCTCCGGCAACTG GATAAAGCAAAGGGCCCAAGAGAGAGAGCAACACTTTCTACAGCTACACAGAAGTCTCTGGACAGGAAGAAATATATGAAGTATGTGGGGAAACG gcCTTCTGAAATGGGAATgccaaataaaaaaacaattttgaaaCAAAAGACGCCAGAAAACAG AGTTCTTCAGCCAAACCAGGGTCAAAATGCTCCTGTTCAAAGACTCCTTTACAGACAAGG